The following are from one region of the Bacteroidales bacterium genome:
- the purB gene encoding adenylosuccinate lyase: MQLNELTAITPIDGRYRKQVSFLAEYFSEFALIKYRLYVEIQYFIALCKMPLPQLVSFDSANYTVLMSWFDNFSLDDAQRIKDIEKITNHDVKAVEYFLKEKFDAAGLSQYKEFIHFGLTSQDINNTAIPLLLKKAMQQHYFSTVDNLVDTMVNLAEEWKDIPMLAHTHGQPASPTRLGKELMVFVERLHKQIGMLYIIPYAAKFGGATGNFNAHYAAYPQIKWDEFANAFVNHILELERSQTTTQIEHYDYLAALFDNIKRINTILIDLCRDIWTYISMNYFKQKINENEVGSSAMPHKVNPIDFENAEGNLMLANALFEFLSAKLPISRLQRDLTDSTVLRNIGNPIAHSLLAYKSILKGLNKLMVNKSAIDNDLNNNWMVIAEGIQTILRREGVEGAYEALKKLTRTHKTVTKEDIHAFIEELNVSESVKRELKLLSPFNYTGKQ; this comes from the coding sequence ATGCAATTAAACGAACTTACAGCCATCACGCCCATTGATGGACGCTATCGAAAGCAAGTTTCTTTTTTGGCAGAGTATTTTAGCGAATTTGCACTAATTAAATATCGCTTATATGTCGAAATTCAATATTTTATTGCACTATGTAAAATGCCGTTGCCACAGCTTGTTTCTTTCGATAGTGCAAACTATACTGTGTTGATGTCGTGGTTCGATAATTTTTCGCTCGACGATGCTCAACGTATCAAAGATATTGAAAAAATAACCAACCACGATGTTAAAGCGGTAGAATATTTCTTAAAAGAAAAATTCGATGCTGCTGGCTTATCGCAATACAAAGAATTTATCCATTTTGGTCTCACCTCACAGGATATAAACAACACGGCAATTCCATTATTATTAAAAAAAGCGATGCAGCAGCACTATTTTTCTACGGTAGATAATTTGGTCGATACCATGGTGAATTTAGCCGAAGAATGGAAAGATATTCCCATGTTGGCACATACCCACGGACAGCCTGCCTCGCCAACACGCTTGGGTAAGGAGTTGATGGTTTTTGTTGAACGCCTGCATAAGCAAATAGGAATGTTGTATATTATACCTTATGCTGCTAAATTTGGTGGTGCTACTGGCAATTTCAATGCTCATTATGCCGCTTATCCGCAAATAAAATGGGACGAATTTGCTAATGCCTTTGTAAATCATATACTCGAACTCGAACGCTCACAAACCACCACTCAAATTGAGCATTACGATTATTTGGCAGCACTTTTCGATAATATTAAACGCATCAACACTATTTTAATTGACCTCTGCCGCGATATTTGGACGTATATTTCGATGAATTATTTTAAGCAGAAAATCAACGAAAACGAAGTAGGGTCGTCGGCTATGCCACACAAAGTAAATCCCATCGATTTCGAAAATGCCGAAGGCAATTTGATGCTTGCCAATGCCTTGTTCGAGTTTTTAAGTGCTAAGCTACCTATATCGAGGCTTCAACGAGATTTGACCGATTCTACAGTTTTGCGTAATATAGGAAATCCCATTGCCCACTCGCTTTTAGCATATAAAAGTATTTTGAAAGGGTTGAATAAATTAATGGTCAACAAGTCGGCTATTGACAATGATTTGAATAATAATTGGATGGTAATAGCTGAGGGAATACAAACAATATTAAGACGTGAGGGCGTTGAAGGTGCATACGAGGCATTAAAGAAATTGACCCGTACTCATAAAACCGTTACAAAAGAAGATATACATGCATTTATCGAAGAGCTTAATGTTTCTGAATCAGTAAAAAGAGAATTAAAGCTTTTAAGTCCTTTTAATTATACTGGGAAGCAATAA